A genomic segment from Nodularia sphaerocarpa UHCC 0038 encodes:
- a CDS encoding CAP domain-containing protein: MSVEIFTDSNFSGSKSGSIDYNSSYIGDFWNDKISSIKVYSGTWDFFEHANFQGRSFRLGRGEYPSFNNEMNDTISSFKKVAEDGSPAPSDNGVLKRILDLTNMERGKVSLPPLTFNSKLAAAAQKHSQSMAMQDFFDHRQMVERVTAEGYQYSRVGENISAGNSTPEAAMQSWMNSSGHRANILNPQFRELGVGYYFLENDQGSVNYKHYWTQVFGIPQ, from the coding sequence ATGTCAGTCGAAATCTTTACAGATTCCAATTTCTCTGGGAGCAAATCAGGTTCTATAGATTATAACTCTTCTTATATTGGAGATTTTTGGAACGACAAAATATCCTCGATTAAAGTTTACTCCGGCACTTGGGATTTTTTTGAACATGCCAATTTTCAGGGAAGAAGTTTCCGACTTGGACGAGGTGAATATCCCAGCTTTAACAATGAAATGAATGATACTATCTCGTCATTTAAAAAAGTGGCAGAAGATGGCTCACCTGCTCCGTCAGATAATGGTGTTCTGAAAAGAATCCTCGATCTGACAAACATGGAGCGTGGTAAGGTTAGTTTACCTCCGCTCACATTCAATTCCAAACTGGCTGCTGCTGCACAGAAACACAGCCAGAGTATGGCAATGCAAGACTTTTTCGATCACCGACAGATGGTGGAACGGGTCACAGCAGAAGGTTATCAGTACTCACGAGTAGGAGAAAACATTAGCGCAGGCAACTCTACGCCAGAGGCTGCTATGCAGAGCTGGATGAATAGCTCAGGACATCGTGCCAATATTCTCAATCCTCAGTTTCGAGAGCTTGGGGTCGGTTACTACTTTTTGGAAAACGATCAGGGTAGCGTCAACTACAAACACTACTGGACTCAGGTGTTTGGCATACCCCAGTAA
- a CDS encoding LysM peptidoglycan-binding domain-containing protein encodes MARKQGNPPTTHTLEAGDTLFDIAQAYYGDGNQWSKISAANGNIQPQNLQIGQQLQILTYNN; translated from the coding sequence ATGGCTAGAAAACAAGGAAATCCTCCAACAACCCATACCTTAGAAGCTGGAGACACATTATTTGATATAGCTCAAGCTTACTATGGTGATGGCAATCAGTGGTCAAAAATCTCTGCTGCTAACGGTAATATTCAGCCACAAAATTTACAAATTGGTCAACAACTTCAAATTCTTACGTACAATAATTGA
- a CDS encoding DUF1822 family protein translates to MINNHDNTNELRLLLPELIWLEPEHFDSARNVSQQVVGELKQWETYLNALASLGFAKWLKEHLPDQPINRNNQIIDTFTHIQVGEFKFCLIVTENLLDELINIPEDNIIKPEAFAHLYVVIEILEEQAELSIRGILRYDQLVDYQDKMSLKPRNSYYQLPLAEFDPEPNHILFYCRFLDANAISLPVLTTVNKEDNSMQSLPHTKTKLSKWLRGIFLDEWQSIAALINLDTNLALNTRNNADSIKRGKIINLGMQLGNYPVLMLVNIKEEAEEKLRVLIQLHPRGETKFLQPNLKLTLLSKAGKSLCEVISRSQDSYIQINPFQGETGKQFSIEVSLDNITIKEDFEL, encoded by the coding sequence ATGATTAATAATCATGATAATACCAATGAATTGAGACTATTATTACCAGAATTAATTTGGTTAGAACCAGAACATTTTGATTCAGCAAGAAACGTCAGTCAGCAGGTAGTTGGTGAATTAAAACAGTGGGAAACATATTTAAATGCACTAGCATCACTAGGATTTGCTAAATGGCTCAAAGAACACCTACCAGATCAACCCATCAATCGAAATAATCAGATTATTGATACTTTTACTCATATCCAAGTAGGTGAATTTAAATTTTGTTTAATTGTTACTGAAAATCTACTAGATGAATTAATAAACATACCTGAAGATAATATTATTAAGCCGGAAGCCTTCGCTCATTTATATGTCGTCATTGAAATATTAGAAGAGCAAGCAGAACTGAGTATTCGAGGTATTTTACGTTACGACCAACTCGTTGATTATCAAGATAAGATGAGTTTAAAGCCAAGGAATAGTTATTATCAACTACCACTAGCAGAATTTGATCCAGAGCCAAATCATATTTTATTTTACTGCCGTTTTTTAGATGCTAATGCGATTTCCTTACCTGTGTTAACGACTGTCAACAAGGAAGATAATTCAATGCAATCTTTGCCTCACACTAAAACTAAATTGAGCAAATGGTTGCGGGGGATTTTCCTCGATGAATGGCAGTCAATTGCTGCACTGATTAATCTTGATACTAATTTAGCTTTGAATACCAGAAATAATGCTGATAGTATCAAACGAGGTAAAATTATTAACTTAGGAATGCAACTTGGTAACTATCCTGTTCTCATGTTGGTAAATATTAAAGAAGAGGCTGAAGAAAAATTGCGTGTATTAATCCAGTTGCATCCAAGGGGAGAAACAAAATTTTTACAGCCTAATCTCAAGCTAACTTTACTATCAAAAGCCGGAAAATCGCTGTGTGAAGTTATCTCTAGAAGTCAAGATAGTTACATTCAAATTAATCCTTTTCAAGGAGAAACAGGTAAACAGTTTAGTATTGAGGTCAGCTTAGACAATATCACAATTAAAGAAGATTTTGAATTATAG
- the tkt gene encoding transketolase, with the protein MAVATQSLEELCINSIRFLAVDAVEKAKSGHPGLPMGAAPMAFVLWDRFMRFNPKNPKWFNRDRFVLSAGHGSMLLYALLYLTGYDSVTIEDIKQFRQWGSKTPGHPENFETPGVEVTTGPLGQGIANGVGLAMAEAHLAAKYNKPDAKIVDHYTYVILGDGCNMEGISGEAASFAGHLGLGKLIALYDDNHISIDGSTDVAFTEDVSKRFEAYGWHVLHVENGNTDLEGIAKAIEAAKAVTDKPTMIKVTTTIGYGSPNKQNTAGIHGAALGADEIALTRKQLNWEHEPFVVPENALDHTRKAVERGASYEAEWNKTFADYKAKYPQEAAEFERYLSAKLPDGWDKVLPSYTPEDKGLPTRKHSENCLNKLAAVLPELIGGSADLTHSNLTELKGKGDFQKGAYQNPNIHFGVREHGMGAICNGMALHGSGLIPYGATFLIFTDYMRAAIRLSALSQVGAIWVMTHDSIGQGEDGPTHQPIETLASLRAIPNLTVFRPADGNECSGAYKVAITKAKENAPSLLAFTRQNVPNLAGTSIEKVAQGGYAVVDCQGTPDIILIGTGSELSLCVTAGEKLTAEGKKVRVVSMPSSDLFDAQDAAYKESVLPKAVTKRLSVEAASSFGWHKYVGSEGDTVSIDTFGASAPGNVCMEKFGFSVDNVLAKAKALLG; encoded by the coding sequence ATGGCTGTTGCAACCCAATCCCTCGAAGAACTTTGTATTAACTCGATTCGCTTTTTGGCAGTTGATGCCGTAGAAAAAGCCAAATCAGGACACCCAGGACTGCCAATGGGCGCTGCTCCTATGGCTTTTGTCCTCTGGGATCGCTTTATGCGGTTTAATCCCAAAAATCCCAAGTGGTTCAACCGCGATCGCTTTGTTTTGTCTGCCGGTCATGGTTCCATGTTGTTGTACGCCCTGCTTTATTTGACAGGTTACGATAGCGTCACCATAGAAGATATTAAGCAATTCCGTCAATGGGGGTCTAAGACCCCAGGACACCCAGAAAACTTTGAAACCCCAGGTGTAGAAGTTACAACTGGCCCCTTGGGACAAGGTATTGCTAACGGAGTTGGTTTAGCAATGGCAGAAGCCCATCTAGCTGCTAAATACAACAAACCAGATGCCAAAATTGTTGACCATTACACCTATGTAATTCTAGGTGATGGTTGTAACATGGAAGGTATTTCTGGTGAAGCTGCTTCCTTCGCAGGTCACTTGGGATTAGGCAAACTAATTGCTCTGTACGACGACAACCACATCTCCATCGATGGTTCTACAGATGTAGCATTCACCGAAGATGTTTCCAAGCGCTTTGAAGCTTATGGCTGGCACGTCCTGCACGTTGAAAATGGTAACACCGATTTAGAAGGAATTGCCAAAGCAATTGAAGCAGCCAAAGCTGTCACCGACAAACCCACCATGATTAAGGTGACAACCACCATCGGTTATGGTTCACCCAACAAGCAAAACACTGCTGGTATTCACGGTGCTGCTTTGGGTGCAGACGAAATTGCCTTAACTCGGAAACAACTCAACTGGGAACACGAGCCTTTTGTAGTTCCTGAAAATGCTCTTGACCACACACGCAAAGCAGTAGAACGTGGAGCAAGCTACGAAGCTGAGTGGAACAAGACATTTGCCGACTACAAAGCCAAATATCCCCAAGAAGCGGCAGAATTTGAACGTTACCTCAGTGCTAAACTGCCCGACGGTTGGGATAAGGTACTACCTAGCTACACCCCCGAAGACAAAGGATTACCAACCCGCAAACACTCAGAAAACTGTCTCAATAAACTAGCAGCAGTTTTACCAGAGTTAATCGGTGGTTCTGCTGACTTGACCCACTCCAACTTAACTGAATTGAAGGGCAAGGGCGACTTCCAAAAAGGAGCATACCAAAATCCCAACATCCACTTTGGTGTCCGGGAACACGGTATGGGCGCAATCTGTAATGGTATGGCGCTGCATGGTTCGGGATTAATTCCCTACGGTGCGACCTTCTTGATTTTCACAGATTATATGCGGGCTGCTATCCGCTTATCTGCTTTGTCTCAAGTCGGCGCAATTTGGGTGATGACTCACGACTCTATCGGACAAGGTGAAGATGGTCCTACCCACCAACCAATAGAAACTTTGGCATCTTTGCGTGCTATTCCTAACCTGACTGTATTTCGTCCCGCAGACGGTAACGAATGCTCTGGCGCGTACAAAGTCGCAATTACCAAGGCGAAGGAAAATGCTCCTTCTCTGTTAGCCTTCACTCGTCAAAATGTCCCCAACTTGGCAGGTACTTCGATTGAGAAGGTGGCTCAAGGTGGTTACGCTGTGGTAGATTGCCAAGGTACTCCCGATATCATCTTGATTGGTACTGGTTCAGAGTTAAGCCTTTGTGTCACCGCAGGGGAGAAATTGACAGCCGAAGGTAAGAAAGTTCGTGTTGTCTCTATGCCTTCGAGTGATTTATTTGACGCGCAAGATGCAGCTTATAAGGAGTCTGTTCTACCTAAAGCTGTTACTAAGCGTTTGTCTGTAGAAGCTGCTTCTAGTTTCGGCTGGCATAAGTATGTTGGTAGTGAAGGTGATACTGTTAGTATCGACACTTTTGGTGCTTCGGCTCCTGGTAATGTTTGTATGGAGAAGTTTGGCTTTAGTGTTGATAATGTTTTAGCTAAGGCTAAGGCTTTGTTGGGTTAA
- the fabF gene encoding beta-ketoacyl-ACP synthase II: MTDYKRKRVVVTGVGAITPIGNTPDEYWQGLLSGRNGIGNITHFDAASHDCRIAGEVKNFDPLAYMDRKEAKRMDRFAQFGVSAAKQAVADAKLVINELNAEQVGVMIGSGIGGLKVLEDQQTIYLNRGPDRCSPFMIPMMIANMAAGLTAIHIGAKGPNSCAVTACAAGSNAIGDAFRLIQNGYAQAMICGGCEAAITPLGLAGFAAARALSTRNDDPAHACRPFDRDRDGFVMGEGGGILVLEELEHALSRGARIYAEMIGYGMTCDAYHMTSPVPGGKGAARAIQLALKDGGITPEMVSYINAHGTSTPANDSTETAAMKTALGEHAYKIAVSSTKSMTGHLLGGSGGIEAVATVLAIAHDQIPPTINLENPDPECDLDYVTHTSRPQKVAIALSNSFGFGGHNVTLAFKKYA, translated from the coding sequence ATGACAGACTATAAACGTAAACGCGTTGTTGTAACTGGTGTTGGCGCGATTACACCGATTGGTAATACACCAGATGAATATTGGCAAGGTTTGTTAAGCGGACGCAATGGCATTGGCAACATCACACATTTTGATGCGGCTAGCCATGATTGTCGCATTGCTGGGGAAGTCAAAAACTTCGATCCCCTCGCTTACATGGATCGCAAAGAAGCCAAGCGCATGGATCGGTTTGCCCAATTTGGGGTATCAGCAGCCAAACAAGCTGTTGCGGATGCCAAGTTGGTCATTAATGAACTCAATGCCGAACAGGTAGGAGTGATGATTGGCTCCGGTATTGGTGGACTGAAGGTGTTGGAAGACCAGCAAACAATCTACCTGAACCGTGGACCAGATCGCTGTAGTCCATTCATGATACCGATGATGATCGCCAACATGGCGGCTGGATTAACAGCAATTCACATTGGTGCTAAAGGGCCTAATTCCTGTGCTGTGACAGCCTGCGCCGCAGGTTCCAACGCCATTGGGGATGCCTTCCGCCTAATTCAAAATGGTTATGCTCAAGCGATGATTTGCGGGGGCTGTGAGGCGGCAATTACACCTTTGGGTTTAGCTGGTTTTGCGGCAGCCCGCGCGCTTTCCACTCGCAATGATGATCCGGCTCATGCTTGTCGTCCTTTCGACCGCGATCGCGATGGATTTGTTATGGGTGAAGGTGGGGGCATTCTCGTACTAGAAGAGCTAGAACACGCCCTCAGTCGTGGCGCTCGCATTTATGCGGAAATGATCGGCTATGGGATGACCTGTGACGCTTACCACATGACTTCCCCAGTCCCTGGTGGTAAAGGAGCCGCTAGAGCCATTCAATTGGCGCTCAAAGATGGCGGTATCACTCCAGAAATGGTGAGCTACATTAATGCTCATGGTACTAGCACCCCAGCCAATGATTCCACGGAAACTGCGGCGATGAAGACAGCTTTGGGCGAACACGCCTATAAAATCGCTGTCAGTTCCACTAAATCGATGACAGGACATCTTTTGGGTGGTTCGGGAGGTATTGAAGCAGTCGCCACAGTTTTAGCGATCGCACATGACCAAATTCCCCCCACGATCAACCTAGAAAATCCCGATCCTGAGTGTGATTTAGATTACGTAACTCATACCAGCCGCCCTCAAAAAGTGGCGATCGCCTTATCCAACTCCTTTGGCTTTGGTGGTCATAATGTCACACTAGCCTTTAAGAAGTACGCTTAA
- the acpP gene encoding acyl carrier protein — MSQSDIFAKVKKIVVDQLSVEEDKITPEANFANDLGADSLDTVELVMALEEEFDIEIPDESAEKITTVQEAVDYIKDKVAASA, encoded by the coding sequence ATGAGTCAATCAGACATTTTTGCAAAAGTCAAGAAAATTGTTGTCGATCAACTCAGTGTTGAAGAAGACAAAATTACACCAGAAGCTAATTTCGCCAATGATCTGGGGGCTGATTCCCTAGATACAGTGGAATTAGTTATGGCATTAGAAGAAGAATTTGATATCGAAATTCCCGATGAATCCGCCGAAAAAATTACGACGGTTCAAGAGGCTGTGGATTACATCAAAGATAAAGTTGCTGCATCCGCCTAA
- a CDS encoding CoB--CoM heterodisulfide reductase iron-sulfur subunit B family protein, whose protein sequence is MLTQTLKYAYYPGCVAQGACRELYQSTQALTQALGIELIELKKASCCGSGTFKEDSQLLEDTVNARNIALAEELNLPLLTHCSTCQGVIGHVNENLKQCQTDNPSYVEQVNGLLQKEGCSPYRGSSEVKHILYALLTDYGLEEITKRVTRKLTGLKCAAFYGCYLLRAQKYMPYDDPFHPEGMENMFRAVGATPIYYRGRTQCCGWPLSSYATDQSFQMAGMHIQDALANGADCIVTPCPLCHLNLDSRQPEVEKVIEKRLGLPILHLPQLIALALGVSPKELGLDRHIVSTQPVLEKLGISY, encoded by the coding sequence ATGCTAACTCAAACCCTAAAATACGCCTATTACCCCGGCTGTGTGGCTCAAGGAGCTTGTCGGGAACTTTACCAATCTACTCAAGCCCTAACTCAAGCATTGGGAATTGAACTGATTGAACTGAAAAAAGCGTCCTGTTGTGGTTCAGGCACATTTAAAGAAGATTCCCAATTATTAGAAGATACTGTCAACGCCCGAAATATAGCTTTAGCAGAAGAATTAAATCTCCCCTTACTTACCCATTGCAGCACTTGTCAAGGTGTAATTGGTCATGTCAACGAAAACCTAAAACAATGTCAAACAGATAACCCTAGCTACGTCGAGCAAGTAAATGGCTTGCTGCAAAAAGAAGGGTGTTCACCTTATCGTGGAAGTAGCGAAGTTAAACATATCCTCTATGCGCTGCTGACAGATTATGGTTTAGAGGAAATTACCAAACGTGTGACTCGTAAGTTAACAGGATTAAAATGTGCAGCTTTTTATGGCTGCTATCTCCTCCGCGCTCAAAAGTATATGCCCTATGATGACCCCTTCCACCCCGAAGGCATGGAAAATATGTTTCGGGCGGTAGGCGCAACACCAATTTATTACCGTGGTCGTACTCAGTGTTGCGGCTGGCCTCTTTCTAGTTATGCTACTGACCAATCTTTCCAGATGGCTGGGATGCACATTCAAGATGCTTTAGCTAACGGTGCTGACTGTATAGTTACTCCTTGTCCTTTGTGTCATCTGAATTTAGATTCTCGTCAGCCAGAGGTGGAAAAAGTCATTGAGAAACGGCTGGGTTTACCAATCTTGCATTTACCGCAGTTGATTGCTTTGGCTTTAGGAGTTAGCCCCAAAGAACTTGGTTTAGATCGTCACATCGTTTCTACCCAGCCAGTCTTAGAAAAATTAGGGATTAGTTATTAG
- the lpxD gene encoding UDP-3-O-(3-hydroxymyristoyl)glucosamine N-acyltransferase gives MKFSEVVSKLAESATDNSLCNSQGQDPEITGLAALDEAILGDLSYVEGAKFASLVSLTKASALILPQDQRLQSQAQDRGISWIATSEPRLLFAQAIALFYQPYRPRSEIHPTAVIHPTAKVGNDVYIGPHAVIQQGVEIGNGAIIHPNVVIYPDAKIGDRTTLHANCTIHERTRIGTDCVIHSGAVIGAEGFGFVPTRTGWLKMEQSGYTVLEDHVEVGCNSAIDRPAVGETRVGSHTVIDNMVQIGHGCHIGTGCAIAGQAGLAGGVKVGKRVILAGQSGVSNQVKIGDGAIASAQAGIHHDVAPGEIVSGVPAVPHKLYLKASAIYHRLPEMYQSFRQLQRQLGKK, from the coding sequence ATGAAATTTAGCGAAGTTGTCAGTAAACTTGCCGAAAGTGCCACAGATAATAGTCTGTGCAATAGCCAAGGTCAAGACCCAGAAATTACGGGTTTAGCTGCTTTAGATGAAGCTATACTTGGTGATCTGAGTTACGTAGAAGGGGCAAAATTTGCGTCTCTTGTCAGCCTGACAAAGGCTAGTGCTTTAATCTTGCCTCAAGATCAAAGATTACAGTCACAAGCACAAGACCGTGGTATTAGTTGGATAGCGACTTCAGAACCGCGCCTGTTGTTTGCTCAAGCGATCGCACTTTTTTACCAACCATACCGCCCCAGATCAGAAATTCATCCCACGGCGGTGATTCATCCCACTGCAAAAGTTGGTAACGATGTTTACATTGGACCCCATGCGGTAATTCAGCAGGGTGTGGAAATTGGCAATGGTGCAATTATTCATCCCAATGTAGTAATTTATCCCGATGCCAAAATAGGCGATCGCACCACCTTACACGCGAACTGCACCATCCATGAACGTACCCGCATCGGTACCGATTGCGTAATTCACAGTGGGGCTGTAATCGGTGCAGAAGGCTTTGGTTTTGTGCCTACCCGTACTGGTTGGCTAAAAATGGAACAATCTGGCTATACTGTCTTAGAAGATCATGTAGAAGTTGGCTGTAACAGTGCCATTGATCGTCCCGCCGTGGGCGAAACCCGCGTAGGTAGTCATACAGTAATTGATAATATGGTACAAATAGGACACGGTTGCCATATTGGTACTGGTTGTGCTATTGCGGGTCAGGCGGGACTAGCTGGAGGGGTGAAAGTGGGGAAGCGCGTGATTTTGGCAGGACAGTCAGGAGTTTCCAATCAAGTCAAAATTGGTGATGGTGCGATCGCATCAGCTCAAGCCGGAATCCATCATGATGTCGCACCAGGAGAAATTGTCTCCGGCGTGCCAGCAGTGCCTCACAAACTATATCTCAAAGCATCTGCCATATATCATCGTCTCCCGGAAATGTATCAATCCTTCAGGCAATTACAACGCCAATTAGGGAAAAAGTAA
- a CDS encoding sugar transferase produces the protein MKSQSIATSNTSDKLSKAPLDLRAPSQMKVKKGLWWLRLLTLLAVDCILLSLAWVLAQNNPLLIHSLWENPRRYIPGIILLQIAALALQGMYNSGTRRCDYWGMIKTLTFTQILILLLYFLYKPIVDIPRTSFILSWLLSISLVCAGRFFIDLNLEYLRRREVLGLNFAFVISDPENHEAVIKLVKKEKGYVVSGSANATALDRDYRQETLQHMKKLGITEIFIDWEAIKNRMFLCWLFQASGITVHILPMDLKPIYRNVEMKKIGGMTCLSFHSPIITGKDFWIKRSFDFCFTSLFLICMCPVYIAIAIAIKLDSPGPVFYKQTRVGLSRKSFKVWKFRTMKTDADKLQKELEALNETKDGVLFKIKDDPRVTRVGKFLRRYSLDELPQLFNVLLGEMSLVGPRPLPTRDVDHFSERHFIRQKVLPGITGLWQVSGRSDILDFEQVVNLDLSYIENWSLKLDFEILFRTVGVVLKKKGAY, from the coding sequence ATGAAAAGTCAAAGTATTGCAACTAGTAATACAAGCGATAAATTAAGTAAAGCTCCTCTAGATTTACGCGCACCTTCACAAATGAAGGTCAAAAAAGGATTGTGGTGGCTCAGATTACTGACACTGCTTGCGGTAGACTGCATTCTTTTATCTCTGGCGTGGGTCTTAGCTCAAAATAATCCTTTATTAATACATTCGCTGTGGGAGAATCCCAGGCGTTATATACCGGGAATAATTTTGCTCCAAATAGCAGCACTTGCTCTCCAGGGTATGTATAACTCAGGTACAAGGCGTTGTGACTACTGGGGGATGATTAAAACATTAACCTTTACCCAGATTTTGATATTACTTTTATATTTTTTATATAAACCCATTGTCGATATTCCCCGCACTTCTTTTATCTTGTCTTGGTTGTTGAGCATATCTTTAGTCTGCGCTGGTAGATTTTTTATCGACCTGAATCTTGAATATTTGCGCCGACGAGAAGTATTAGGTCTTAATTTTGCTTTTGTCATTTCTGACCCGGAAAATCATGAAGCAGTCATTAAGTTAGTCAAAAAAGAAAAAGGTTATGTTGTTTCTGGGAGTGCAAATGCTACAGCATTAGACAGAGATTATCGCCAAGAAACTCTACAGCACATGAAAAAATTGGGTATAACAGAAATTTTCATTGATTGGGAAGCCATAAAAAATAGAATGTTTTTGTGTTGGTTATTTCAAGCATCGGGAATAACGGTACATATTTTACCGATGGACTTAAAACCAATTTACAGAAATGTAGAAATGAAAAAAATAGGAGGAATGACTTGTTTGAGTTTTCATTCTCCAATCATTACAGGAAAAGATTTTTGGATCAAGCGGAGTTTTGATTTTTGTTTTACCAGTTTATTTCTCATATGTATGTGTCCTGTTTATATAGCGATCGCTATAGCTATCAAACTAGATTCCCCAGGTCCAGTATTTTACAAACAAACCCGTGTAGGACTCAGTAGAAAATCATTTAAAGTCTGGAAGTTCCGCACTATGAAAACTGATGCGGACAAACTGCAAAAAGAATTAGAAGCTTTAAACGAAACTAAAGATGGTGTTCTCTTTAAAATCAAAGATGATCCGCGTGTCACCCGCGTCGGTAAGTTTCTCCGTCGTTACAGCTTAGATGAATTACCGCAACTGTTTAACGTTTTACTAGGAGAAATGAGTTTAGTGGGTCCTCGCCCCTTACCTACTAGAGATGTAGATCATTTTTCAGAACGCCATTTCATTCGCCAAAAAGTTTTACCAGGTATAACAGGTCTTTGGCAAGTGTCAGGACGCTCAGATATATTAGATTTTGAGCAAGTAGTCAACCTGGATCTTTCCTACATTGAAAATTGGTCATTAAAGCTAGACTTTGAAATTTTATTCAGGACAGTAGGAGTAGTTTTGAAGAAAAAAGGGGCATACTAA
- a CDS encoding oligosaccharide flippase family protein, producing MSEKRKLAINSISMLVNRLTQGVVTFALTAVIARSLGASALGQYLLAVGYYYIFVNLTSQGLKTLFTRELAREPKITSVCLVSGSLLQFILSIIGYIALVITVFILPYNADTSLICYITGLTIIPFALSNITEAIFQAQEKMHLIAFSTVPIYVLRLFLMIWVMQLNYGIEYISGILVISETLILVIEWLLLIKNVKPQWKIDKDFIWDTLYQSRTFFAIEGLGIISLKIDLIIISLLESEELIGIYGAISQLFQPFSIIANSIALAGFPGMSKAANIGKEKQREVTQNIIRIMLCMGLPFMLGLLFFSKELLLFVYNNEKFAEASMILNLKSVGLITSSFTQVSSYLLLASGFEKFNLISSLFSSMVGGFAGIVLISQYQLIGAAFMSLLMTFSHLGIMTYAVYTKLFSFQLWGIIRIPLLLSVIMSAVFWIMKIINLYFLFTLIVAILAYLSIISLMIIKKFGGFKLAWKKLLNK from the coding sequence ATGTCAGAGAAACGAAAACTAGCAATTAATTCCATATCAATGTTAGTAAATCGCTTAACTCAAGGAGTGGTAACGTTTGCATTAACTGCTGTTATAGCTCGGAGTTTAGGAGCTTCTGCTTTAGGGCAATATTTACTAGCTGTTGGTTATTACTACATTTTTGTTAATCTAACTTCTCAAGGCTTAAAAACTTTATTTACAAGAGAATTAGCTCGTGAACCCAAAATAACTTCAGTCTGTCTTGTCAGTGGTAGTTTATTACAGTTCATTCTCAGCATTATTGGTTATATAGCATTAGTTATTACAGTGTTTATATTACCCTATAATGCTGATACATCATTGATTTGTTATATAACAGGTTTAACAATTATTCCTTTTGCACTTTCTAATATTACCGAAGCCATTTTTCAAGCTCAAGAAAAAATGCACCTTATAGCATTTTCTACTGTACCTATTTATGTCTTGCGTCTATTCTTAATGATTTGGGTAATGCAGCTAAATTATGGTATTGAATACATATCTGGTATTTTAGTAATTTCGGAAACTTTAATTTTAGTAATTGAATGGCTTTTACTTATAAAAAATGTTAAACCTCAATGGAAAATAGATAAAGATTTTATTTGGGATACTCTCTACCAATCTCGGACATTTTTTGCAATAGAAGGATTAGGCATTATTTCTCTAAAAATTGATTTAATAATTATTTCATTATTAGAAAGTGAAGAATTAATTGGTATTTATGGTGCTATATCACAACTATTTCAACCTTTCTCGATCATTGCTAATAGTATTGCATTAGCTGGTTTTCCAGGAATGTCCAAAGCTGCAAATATAGGAAAAGAAAAACAGCGAGAAGTTACACAAAATATTATTAGAATAATGTTATGTATGGGCTTACCTTTCATGTTAGGGTTGTTGTTCTTTTCCAAGGAGTTATTATTATTTGTTTATAACAATGAAAAATTTGCTGAAGCTAGTATGATTTTGAATTTAAAATCAGTAGGATTAATTACATCTAGTTTTACCCAAGTATCGAGCTATCTTCTTCTAGCCAGTGGGTTTGAAAAATTTAATCTGATCTCATCACTTTTTAGTAGTATGGTTGGAGGATTCGCAGGAATAGTATTGATTTCTCAATACCAATTAATAGGAGCGGCTTTCATGTCTTTACTAATGACATTTAGCCATTTAGGTATCATGACTTATGCAGTATATACAAAATTATTTTCATTTCAGCTATGGGGAATTATTCGGATTCCTTTGTTATTAAGTGTTATAATGTCAGCTGTATTTTGGATAATGAAAATTATTAATTTATATTTTTTATTTACTCTAATTGTTGCTATATTGGCTTATTTAAGTATCATCAGTTTAATGATTATTAAAAAATTTGGAGGATTCAAATTAGCATGGAAAAAACTGTTAAATAAATAA